Proteins from a genomic interval of Bradyrhizobium sp. CCGB01:
- a CDS encoding site-specific integrase, which produces MATFTQLPSGNWRVQVRRKNRYVSETFRRRKDGEEWALDMECNIDRKGSPKPRAAVRAKTFADIIDLHIEDMLEVGRPPRRSKAAVLEALKDDLGSTKLPRLDRARLIEYGRKRAKEGAGPATLAIDMSFIRTVATHAAAVHGIEVSAEEVRLARAALKHLGLVGKSDERDRRPTQDELDELIMYFESNYRQVIPMGRIVRYAVATTMRQEEICRPGWPDVDMNKRILLIRDRKDPREKEGNDQKVPLLNLTGYDAWEILLQQRIITRGQGRVFPYNHRSISKAFARACEELKIEDLHFHDLRHEGTSRLFEAGLPIEKVALVTGHKDWRTLRRYTKLRPEELHKLQTAPQPSLEEFMRMMANA; this is translated from the coding sequence ATGGCCACCTTCACTCAGTTGCCCTCTGGGAACTGGCGCGTCCAGGTCCGCCGCAAGAACCGTTACGTGTCAGAGACCTTCCGCCGGCGCAAGGACGGCGAGGAATGGGCACTCGATATGGAATGCAACATCGATCGGAAGGGATCGCCAAAGCCGCGCGCTGCGGTAAGAGCAAAAACCTTCGCCGATATCATCGATTTGCACATCGAAGATATGCTCGAGGTCGGCCGGCCTCCTCGCCGATCCAAAGCAGCCGTCCTGGAAGCGCTGAAGGACGACCTCGGATCCACAAAGCTCCCTAGGCTCGATCGCGCGCGGTTAATCGAATATGGCAGAAAGCGAGCAAAGGAAGGTGCTGGACCAGCAACCCTTGCGATTGACATGTCGTTCATTAGGACCGTCGCGACGCACGCAGCAGCCGTCCATGGCATCGAGGTTTCCGCCGAAGAAGTTCGCCTCGCGCGGGCGGCGCTCAAACATCTGGGTCTTGTTGGAAAGTCCGACGAGCGAGATCGCAGACCAACCCAGGATGAGCTTGACGAGCTCATCATGTACTTCGAGTCCAATTATCGCCAAGTCATCCCCATGGGGCGCATCGTCCGCTACGCCGTCGCGACGACGATGAGGCAAGAAGAGATTTGCCGGCCCGGTTGGCCCGACGTCGACATGAACAAGAGGATCCTATTAATTCGAGATCGTAAGGATCCAAGAGAAAAGGAAGGCAACGACCAGAAAGTGCCGCTTCTTAATCTGACTGGTTACGATGCTTGGGAGATCCTGCTCCAGCAGCGGATCATCACAAGGGGCCAGGGCCGCGTGTTTCCTTATAACCATCGTTCAATTAGCAAGGCATTCGCACGGGCTTGCGAAGAACTGAAGATTGAGGATCTGCATTTCCATGACCTGCGGCACGAAGGCACCAGTCGCCTCTTCGAAGCAGGGTTGCCAATCGAAAAAGTCGCATTGGTAACCGGTCACAAAGATTGGCGAACGTTGCGGCGTTACACGAAGTTGAGGCCAGAGGAGCTTCATAAGCTCCAAACGGCGCCACAGCCCTCCTTGGAGGAATTCATGCGAATGATGGCAAACGCGTAG
- the dusA gene encoding tRNA dihydrouridine(20/20a) synthase DusA, giving the protein MKSQDYRFSVAPMMDWTDRHCRVFHRHLTRRALLYTEMLTTGAVIHGDRERLLGFDAVEHPVALQLGGSDPRELALAARIGEEFGYDEINLNVGCPSDRVKDGRFGACLMAEPELVARGVDAMKRAVAVPVTVKCRIGIDDQDPEIALDKLARGVVASGCDALIVHARKAWLNGLSPKENRDIPPLDYDRVYRLKRAMPDVPVIINGGIPGIDEAKAHLEHVDGVMLGRAAYQEPWRLLSVDQDIFGEAAPHATMQDAFEAMMPYIEQQLARGTRLHAITRHFVGAFHAVPGARAFRRHLAEQGVKPGAGVDVLRDAIARVGARAPAEAAA; this is encoded by the coding sequence TTGAAATCGCAAGACTATCGCTTTTCTGTGGCGCCGATGATGGACTGGACCGACCGGCATTGCCGGGTGTTCCATCGTCACCTGACGCGGCGGGCGCTGCTCTATACGGAGATGTTGACCACTGGCGCCGTCATTCATGGCGACCGGGAGCGGCTGCTTGGGTTCGACGCGGTTGAGCATCCGGTGGCGCTTCAGCTTGGCGGGTCGGATCCGCGCGAACTCGCGCTGGCCGCGCGGATCGGCGAGGAGTTCGGCTACGACGAGATCAACCTCAATGTCGGCTGCCCGTCCGACCGCGTGAAGGATGGGCGCTTCGGCGCGTGTCTGATGGCGGAGCCGGAGCTCGTGGCGAGGGGCGTCGATGCGATGAAGCGCGCGGTCGCCGTTCCGGTCACGGTGAAATGTCGCATCGGCATCGATGACCAGGATCCGGAAATCGCGCTCGATAAGCTTGCGCGTGGAGTGGTTGCGTCCGGCTGCGACGCGCTGATCGTGCATGCCCGGAAAGCCTGGCTGAACGGTCTGTCGCCGAAAGAGAACCGCGACATCCCGCCGCTCGACTATGATCGCGTCTATCGCCTCAAGCGCGCGATGCCTGACGTGCCAGTCATCATCAACGGCGGCATCCCGGGCATTGACGAGGCGAAAGCCCATCTTGAGCACGTCGACGGCGTGATGCTCGGCCGCGCCGCCTATCAGGAGCCGTGGCGGCTGCTCTCCGTCGATCAGGACATCTTCGGCGAGGCGGCGCCGCATGCGACCATGCAGGACGCGTTCGAGGCGATGATGCCGTATATCGAGCAGCAGCTTGCGCGGGGCACGCGGCTTCACGCCATCACGCGGCATTTCGTCGGCGCATTCCACGCCGTGCCCGGCGCGCGCGCCTTCCGCCGCCATCTTGCCGAGCAGGGGGTGAAGCCGGGCGCCGGCGTGGACGTGCTGCGCGATGCCATCGCGCGTGTCGGTGCGCGCGCTCCGGCGGAGGCTGCGGCCTAG
- a CDS encoding outer membrane protein, with the protein MTARAALRRTMRALPLVTAFAAGSACAADLSPRYAAPSSTYTAPQPVYSWTGLYAGFNAGYAESGDDAFNNLVGTSGGKVKGAVGGVQIGYNYQISPMFVVGIENDFEGGDIKNHDALNSAAVSLPWYMTGRARAGIATMDSRLLFFGTAGLAAGELKDGAINKMKMGWTAGGGVEWAFLPKWSAKAEYLYTEFKHDDLPDWNAAKFHTFRVGVNYHFDLLR; encoded by the coding sequence ATGACTGCAAGAGCCGCCTTACGCCGCACGATGCGCGCGCTGCCCCTTGTAACGGCGTTCGCCGCAGGCAGCGCCTGTGCTGCGGACCTGTCACCGCGCTATGCGGCGCCCTCCTCCACCTATACGGCGCCGCAGCCGGTGTATTCGTGGACGGGTCTCTATGCCGGCTTCAACGCCGGCTATGCCGAGAGCGGCGACGACGCCTTCAACAATCTCGTCGGCACGAGCGGCGGCAAGGTCAAGGGAGCCGTCGGCGGCGTGCAGATCGGCTACAATTACCAGATCTCCCCGATGTTCGTGGTCGGCATCGAGAACGACTTCGAAGGCGGAGACATCAAGAACCACGACGCGCTCAACAGCGCCGCAGTCAGCCTGCCCTGGTACATGACCGGCCGCGCCCGCGCCGGCATCGCGACGATGGATTCACGCCTGCTGTTCTTCGGGACCGCGGGTCTGGCCGCCGGCGAATTGAAGGACGGCGCGATCAACAAGATGAAGATGGGCTGGACCGCGGGCGGCGGCGTCGAATGGGCGTTCCTGCCGAAATGGTCGGCCAAGGCCGAGTATCTCTACACCGAATTCAAGCATGACGATCTGCCGGACTGGAACGCCGCCAAATTCCACACCTTCCGCGTCGGCGTGAATTATCACTTCGATCTGCTCCGCTGA
- a CDS encoding TIGR02281 family clan AA aspartic protease encodes MIRFLLVLIMLAGTAGAVVAYGDPDQIARASNKVSHMFRAKTASPAPAVQIQRGQGGEFALRAKINGVAAPMVIDTGATSVVLTWETAKAIGLPLEMLEYDVDLETAGGHTKAARLTLDRLSVGHLVEKSVPALVVQRGQMKTNLLGMSFLDRLESWGVRADKLMLTGYPELLSNHRRSRTAVD; translated from the coding sequence ATGATCCGCTTCCTGCTCGTTCTGATCATGCTCGCCGGCACGGCCGGTGCCGTCGTCGCCTATGGCGATCCCGACCAGATCGCGCGCGCAAGCAACAAGGTCTCGCACATGTTTCGCGCGAAGACGGCTTCCCCGGCCCCAGCCGTGCAGATCCAACGCGGCCAGGGCGGCGAATTCGCGCTACGTGCGAAGATCAACGGTGTGGCTGCACCGATGGTGATCGACACCGGTGCGACCTCCGTGGTGCTGACCTGGGAAACCGCGAAAGCGATCGGGCTGCCGCTCGAGATGCTCGAATATGACGTCGATCTCGAAACCGCCGGCGGCCACACCAAGGCGGCGCGCCTCACGCTCGACCGTCTCTCCGTCGGCCACCTCGTCGAGAAATCGGTGCCCGCCCTCGTTGTGCAGCGCGGGCAGATGAAGACCAACCTGCTCGGCATGAGCTTCCTCGACCGCCTGGAGAGCTGGGGCGTGCGCGCCGACAAGCTGATGCTCACCGGCTATCCGGAGCTTCTGAGCAACCACCGCCGTTCGCGCACCGCGGTCGACTAG
- a CDS encoding DUF1289 domain-containing protein has product MSKDTPCVAVCMIDPKTRLCFGCGRTLPEIARWHAMESAERLAVMALLPARMADAGLAPIAGSPKRA; this is encoded by the coding sequence ATGAGCAAAGATACGCCGTGCGTCGCCGTCTGCATGATCGATCCCAAGACCAGGCTGTGCTTCGGCTGCGGCCGGACCTTGCCGGAGATCGCGCGCTGGCACGCCATGGAGAGCGCGGAACGGCTCGCGGTGATGGCGCTGTTGCCGGCACGCATGGCGGACGCCGGGCTCGCGCCGATCGCGGGATCGCCGAAGCGCGCCTGA
- a CDS encoding HAMP domain-containing sensor histidine kinase, translating into MSKPAEKPEVVQLPAEPVSAPSASSRRAAAQRVREARDKLTSTSGTRPAFDAEMLRQYAQTRLSASYVVMLLVVATGVLFGLWMQPIPAAAWTAGMLCIHAAMIRSCHRFLAEASSPAATRAWRTRFVVLDLLYGLCWMAILIHPVLDMVTETLMMFLMLLVIAVSSMLAANLPIAALAATAPVAVAMALSFAVTGALDNYILAALALAAEGYFVLLAHRLHSSTFATLEARAEKDALIGELEQAKAISDEARHRAESANVAKSRFLAQMSHELRTPLNAILGFSEVMKSEIFGAHAVPVYKEYSADIHNSGVHLLNLINEILDLSRIEAGRYELNEEAVSLVGIVADCHHLMKLRASSRGITIHEVFEQAMPRLWADERAIRQVVLNLLSNSIKFTPQGGEIWLKAGWTASGGQYLSVRDSGSGIPEDEIPVVLASFGQGSNSIKSAEQGAGLGLPIAKNLIDLHGGTFTLKSKLRIGTEVIVTFPPERVMSALAPMSDDSPPLQPESSAVPDEKRRPRHKPIMSAGTGS; encoded by the coding sequence ATGAGTAAACCCGCTGAAAAGCCAGAGGTCGTACAGCTTCCGGCCGAGCCGGTAAGCGCTCCATCGGCGAGCAGCCGACGGGCTGCGGCGCAGCGGGTGCGCGAGGCCCGCGACAAGTTAACGTCGACCAGCGGAACCCGGCCGGCTTTCGACGCCGAGATGCTGCGCCAATATGCCCAGACGCGGCTGTCGGCCTCCTATGTCGTGATGCTGCTGGTGGTTGCCACCGGCGTGCTGTTCGGGCTGTGGATGCAGCCGATCCCCGCCGCGGCCTGGACCGCCGGCATGCTCTGCATCCACGCCGCGATGATCCGCAGCTGCCACCGTTTCCTGGCTGAGGCCTCCTCGCCCGCGGCAACGCGCGCCTGGCGGACGCGCTTCGTCGTGCTCGACCTGCTCTATGGCCTGTGCTGGATGGCGATCCTGATCCATCCCGTGCTCGACATGGTCACGGAAACGCTGATGATGTTCCTGATGCTGCTGGTGATCGCAGTGTCGAGCATGCTGGCCGCGAATTTGCCGATCGCAGCGCTTGCCGCCACGGCGCCGGTTGCAGTGGCAATGGCGCTGAGCTTTGCGGTGACCGGCGCGCTCGACAATTACATCCTGGCCGCGCTCGCGCTGGCGGCCGAAGGCTATTTCGTGCTGCTGGCGCACCGCCTGCACTCCTCGACCTTCGCCACGCTCGAGGCGCGCGCCGAGAAGGACGCGCTGATCGGCGAGCTCGAACAGGCCAAGGCGATCTCGGACGAAGCGCGCCACCGCGCCGAATCCGCCAACGTCGCAAAATCGCGCTTCCTCGCGCAGATGAGCCACGAGCTGCGCACGCCGCTGAACGCGATCCTCGGCTTCTCCGAGGTGATGAAGAGCGAAATTTTCGGCGCGCATGCGGTGCCGGTCTACAAGGAGTACTCGGCGGACATCCATAATTCCGGCGTGCACCTGCTCAACCTCATCAACGAGATCCTCGATCTGTCGCGGATCGAGGCCGGCCGCTACGAGCTCAACGAGGAAGCGGTGTCGCTGGTCGGCATCGTCGCCGACTGCCATCATCTGATGAAGCTGCGCGCCTCGAGCCGCGGCATCACCATCCACGAGGTGTTCGAGCAGGCCATGCCGCGGCTGTGGGCCGACGAGCGGGCGATCCGCCAGGTCGTGCTCAACCTGCTCTCCAACTCGATCAAGTTCACCCCGCAAGGCGGCGAGATCTGGCTCAAGGCCGGCTGGACCGCCTCGGGCGGACAATATCTCTCGGTGCGGGATTCCGGCTCCGGCATTCCCGAGGACGAGATCCCGGTCGTGCTCGCCTCGTTCGGCCAGGGTTCCAACTCGATCAAGTCAGCCGAACAGGGTGCAGGCCTCGGCCTTCCCATCGCCAAGAACCTGATCGACCTGCACGGCGGCACGTTCACGCTGAAATCGAAGCTGCGCATCGGCACCGAGGTGATCGTCACCTTCCCGCCGGAGCGCGTGATGAGCGCGCTGGCGCCGATGTCGGACGATTCTCCGCCGCTCCAGCCGGAGAGTTCCGCGGTGCCCGACGAGAAGCGCCGGCCGCGCCACAAGCCGATCATGAGCGCGGGTACGGGCTCGTAA
- the nhaD gene encoding sodium:proton antiporter NhaD, translating to MLIAIAVIFVLAYAAIALEHPLGVNKSASALLGAGLLWTIYAIATGDHALVGRQLDESVASTAQIVFFLIGAMTIVEVIDAHDGFEVITSRIGTTSQVRLIWLIGFVTFFLSAILDNLTTTIVMVSLIQRLIARRDDRLLFASLIVIAANAGGAWTVIGDVTTTMLWIGGQISPLKIMGSVFLPALVNLLLPLAFISLALRGKAIAAPSKDGGLHGVDPFERNVMFYLGLGVLIAVPAFKTFTHLPPFMGVLLGLGIVWLVGEIVHRGKDEHVRQPLTLAHALTRIDMGSIVFFVGILLAVACLDHAGLLSMLAKWLDATFGRQDIIVVVLGLLSAVIDNVPLVAATMGMYDLAHYPTDSFLWEFIAYCAGTGGSILIIGSAAGVAAMGLERIEFLWYARRIAIPALAGYLAGAVVYVAQHAALH from the coding sequence TTGCTGATCGCGATCGCCGTCATCTTCGTCCTGGCCTATGCGGCGATCGCGCTCGAGCATCCGCTCGGGGTCAACAAGAGCGCGTCCGCGCTGCTAGGCGCGGGCCTGCTCTGGACCATCTACGCCATCGCGACGGGCGACCATGCGCTGGTCGGCCGTCAGCTCGACGAATCCGTCGCCTCCACCGCCCAGATCGTGTTCTTCCTGATCGGCGCGATGACCATCGTCGAGGTCATCGACGCCCATGACGGTTTCGAGGTCATCACCTCACGCATCGGCACGACGAGCCAGGTCCGCCTGATATGGCTGATCGGCTTCGTGACCTTCTTCCTCAGCGCGATCCTCGACAATCTGACCACCACCATCGTGATGGTCTCGCTGATCCAGCGGCTGATCGCCAGGCGCGACGACCGCCTGCTGTTTGCCTCCCTCATCGTCATCGCGGCGAATGCCGGCGGTGCATGGACCGTGATCGGCGACGTCACCACGACGATGCTGTGGATCGGCGGGCAGATCTCGCCCTTGAAAATCATGGGCTCGGTGTTCCTGCCCGCGCTGGTCAATTTGCTGCTGCCGCTGGCGTTCATCAGCCTGGCGCTGCGCGGCAAGGCCATTGCGGCGCCGTCCAAGGACGGCGGATTGCATGGCGTCGATCCGTTCGAGCGGAATGTGATGTTCTATCTTGGGCTCGGCGTGCTGATCGCGGTGCCGGCCTTCAAGACGTTTACCCATCTGCCGCCCTTCATGGGCGTCCTGCTCGGGCTCGGCATCGTCTGGCTGGTCGGCGAGATCGTCCATCGCGGCAAGGACGAGCATGTTCGCCAACCGCTCACGCTCGCGCACGCGCTGACCCGGATCGACATGGGCTCGATCGTGTTCTTCGTCGGCATCCTGCTCGCGGTCGCGTGCCTCGACCATGCCGGCCTGCTCTCCATGCTGGCGAAATGGCTGGACGCCACCTTCGGACGCCAGGACATCATCGTCGTCGTGCTCGGCCTCCTCAGTGCCGTCATCGACAACGTGCCCCTGGTCGCCGCGACCATGGGCATGTACGACCTCGCGCATTACCCGACCGACAGCTTCCTCTGGGAGTTCATCGCCTATTGCGCCGGCACCGGCGGCTCGATCCTGATCATCGGCTCGGCCGCGGGCGTCGCCGCCATGGGGCTCGAGCGGATCGAGTTCCTCTGGTACGCCCGCCGCATCGCCATCCCCGCGCTCGCGGGCTATCTGGCGGGCGCGGTGGTTTACGTCGCGCAGCACGCGGCGCTGCACTGA
- a CDS encoding VOC family protein produces the protein MGGVSVGVLDHFNIRTRNLAETVRFYEDVLGLEKGARPNFAFPGAWMYSEGKPVVHLVDISPTSEPQKPDSGVVHHVAFVSRGFDGMKQRLTSKGMKFDSRQVPGGDLWQIFVHDPNGVMIELNYEAAMEQGVAPAETAGDIGRQ, from the coding sequence ATGGGCGGCGTGAGCGTGGGCGTCCTCGATCATTTCAACATCCGGACCCGGAATCTGGCCGAGACGGTCCGCTTCTACGAGGACGTGCTGGGCCTGGAAAAAGGCGCCCGGCCCAATTTCGCCTTCCCGGGGGCGTGGATGTACAGCGAGGGCAAGCCGGTGGTGCACCTCGTCGATATTTCTCCGACCTCAGAGCCGCAAAAGCCGGATTCCGGCGTGGTCCACCACGTCGCCTTCGTCAGCCGCGGTTTTGACGGTATGAAGCAGCGGCTGACGTCCAAGGGCATGAAATTCGACTCCCGCCAGGTGCCCGGCGGCGACCTCTGGCAGATCTTCGTCCACGACCCCAACGGGGTCATGATCGAGCTGAATTACGAGGCGGCCATGGAGCAGGGGGTAGCCCCCGCCGAGACGGCCGGCGATATCGGCAGGCAGTAG
- a CDS encoding Mrp/NBP35 family ATP-binding protein, giving the protein MSVTQQQVLDSLARIKSPRGVALTNANVLSAISAADGKVFFSINVDAAEARAWESVRAEAEAAVRAIPGVTTVMVALTAERKAGAAPPPPPQPSRGTPGVQPVHAHKPPQGGQSPMARQSEIPGVAAVIAVASGKGGVGKSTTALNLALGLRDLGLKVGLLDADIYGPSVPRLTGLRDKPELNNERKMIPLRRFGLAIMSIGFLVEEETAMIWRGPMVMSAVTQMLRDVEWGSLDVLVVDMPPGTGDAQLTLAQNVPLKGAVIVSTPQDLSLIDARRGLAMFRKVNVPVLGIVENMSYFQCPQCGTKSDIFGHGGARHEADKLGVPFLGEIPLHMAIRATSDAGNPVVDSEPDGPHAAIYRAIAGQVRDQLKGVIAAA; this is encoded by the coding sequence TTGAGCGTGACGCAGCAACAGGTTCTCGACAGCCTCGCCAGGATCAAGTCACCCCGCGGGGTCGCGCTCACCAATGCCAATGTGCTGAGCGCGATCAGCGCGGCCGACGGCAAGGTGTTCTTCTCGATCAACGTCGATGCCGCCGAGGCGCGGGCCTGGGAATCCGTCCGGGCCGAGGCCGAGGCCGCGGTGCGCGCCATTCCCGGCGTCACCACCGTGATGGTGGCGCTGACCGCCGAGCGCAAGGCGGGCGCCGCGCCGCCGCCACCCCCGCAGCCGAGCCGTGGCACGCCGGGCGTACAGCCGGTCCATGCGCACAAGCCTCCGCAGGGCGGTCAATCGCCGATGGCCCGGCAGTCGGAGATTCCAGGCGTTGCCGCCGTGATCGCGGTCGCCTCCGGCAAGGGCGGCGTCGGCAAGTCGACCACCGCGCTCAACCTGGCGCTCGGCCTGCGTGACCTCGGCCTCAAGGTCGGGCTGCTCGATGCCGACATCTACGGCCCCTCGGTGCCGCGTCTGACCGGCCTGCGCGACAAGCCGGAGCTGAACAACGAGCGCAAGATGATTCCGCTCCGGCGCTTCGGCCTCGCCATCATGTCGATCGGCTTCCTGGTGGAGGAGGAGACCGCGATGATCTGGCGCGGTCCCATGGTGATGTCGGCGGTGACGCAGATGCTGCGCGACGTCGAATGGGGAAGCCTCGACGTGCTCGTGGTCGACATGCCGCCGGGCACCGGCGATGCCCAGCTCACGCTGGCGCAGAACGTGCCGCTGAAGGGCGCCGTCATCGTCTCGACCCCGCAGGACCTGTCCCTGATCGACGCGCGACGGGGGCTTGCGATGTTCAGGAAGGTCAACGTGCCCGTCCTCGGCATCGTCGAGAACATGAGCTATTTCCAGTGCCCGCAGTGCGGCACGAAATCGGACATTTTCGGCCATGGCGGCGCGCGACACGAGGCCGACAAGCTCGGGGTGCCATTCCTGGGCGAGATCCCCCTGCACATGGCGATTCGCGCCACCTCGGACGCCGGTAATCCCGTGGTTGACAGCGAGCCGGACGGCCCTCATGCGGCGATCTATCGCGCCATTGCGGGGCAGGTCCGGGACCAGCTCAAGGGCGTCATCGCCGCGGCCTGA
- a CDS encoding TRAP transporter substrate-binding protein, with translation MKRRDFLKVSAAGAAATAAVASPAIAQSSPEIKWRMTSSFPKSLDTIYGGGEQVAKYVAEMTDNKFQIQVFAAGEIVPGLQALDATSNGTVEMCHTVSYYYVGKDPTWAIYASVPFGLNARQQNSWWYQGGGMELGNEFFKKSNVIGQPCGNTGTQMGGWFRKEIKTVADLSGLKMRIGGIAGQVLQKVGVVPQQLAGGDIYPALEKGTIDAAEWVGPYDDEKLGFAKVAKYYYYPGFWEGGPTVHAFTNLDKWNSLPKNYQAILTNAMANANSWMAARYDMQNPAALKRLVAGGTQLRPFTNEVLEACLKSTNELWGEISAKNADFKKSIDAMQAYRSDEYLWWQVAEYTYDSFMIRSRTRG, from the coding sequence ATGAAGCGTCGTGATTTCCTGAAAGTGTCGGCAGCAGGCGCGGCGGCGACCGCCGCGGTGGCCTCGCCGGCGATCGCGCAGTCCTCGCCCGAGATCAAGTGGCGCATGACGTCGAGCTTCCCGAAGTCGCTCGACACCATCTATGGCGGCGGCGAGCAGGTGGCGAAGTACGTCGCCGAAATGACCGACAACAAATTCCAGATCCAGGTGTTCGCCGCCGGTGAAATCGTCCCGGGTCTCCAGGCGCTCGACGCGACCTCGAACGGCACCGTCGAGATGTGCCACACCGTCTCCTATTACTATGTCGGCAAGGACCCGACCTGGGCGATCTACGCCTCGGTGCCGTTCGGCCTCAACGCGCGCCAGCAGAACTCCTGGTGGTACCAGGGCGGCGGCATGGAGCTCGGCAACGAGTTCTTCAAGAAGTCGAACGTGATCGGCCAGCCCTGCGGCAACACCGGTACCCAGATGGGCGGCTGGTTCCGCAAGGAGATCAAGACCGTTGCCGATCTTTCCGGCCTGAAGATGCGCATCGGCGGCATCGCCGGCCAGGTGCTCCAGAAGGTCGGCGTCGTGCCGCAGCAGCTCGCCGGCGGCGACATCTATCCGGCGCTGGAGAAGGGCACCATCGACGCGGCCGAGTGGGTCGGCCCCTACGATGACGAGAAGCTCGGCTTCGCCAAGGTTGCGAAGTACTACTACTATCCGGGCTTCTGGGAAGGCGGTCCGACCGTCCACGCCTTCACCAACCTCGACAAGTGGAATTCGCTGCCGAAGAACTACCAGGCGATCCTCACCAACGCGATGGCCAACGCCAACAGCTGGATGGCCGCGCGCTACGACATGCAGAACCCGGCGGCGCTGAAGCGTCTGGTCGCCGGCGGCACCCAGCTTCGCCCCTTCACCAACGAAGTGCTGGAAGCCTGCCTCAAGTCGACCAACGAGCTGTGGGGCGAGATCTCGGCCAAGAACGCCGACTTCAAGAAGTCGATCGACGCCATGCAGGCCTACCGCTCCGACGAATATCTGTGGTGGCAGGTCGCCGAATACACCTACGACAGCTTCATGATCCGCTCGCGCACCCGCGGCTGA